From a single Limibacillus halophilus genomic region:
- a CDS encoding class I SAM-dependent methyltransferase, producing the protein MIRTLQYLRPAPARILEAGCGDGQLLSLLHRAGYDVYGFDVKNFGLQDAAFFERCHARLPDLAADPARLKLLEQTSDWPFEWFEVVVSNQVLEHVSDHDHFFANHFRVLKPGGFGLHVFPAREVLFEFHLNLPLAHRIANKVWLERYVRWAGHLRLGKAHKGPGSLQDESRNLTYYLNTLTNYKTTAELAALARRHGLQPSYALTPAFYAERMKINWKPRIGGAWPWKYIANVTLVLTKPST; encoded by the coding sequence ATGATCAGAACTCTACAGTACCTGCGTCCCGCGCCAGCGCGGATCCTTGAGGCCGGCTGTGGTGATGGGCAACTCCTCTCGCTGCTCCATCGGGCGGGGTACGACGTGTACGGTTTCGACGTGAAGAACTTTGGCTTGCAAGATGCCGCGTTCTTCGAACGCTGCCACGCGCGATTGCCCGACCTGGCTGCAGACCCGGCCCGATTGAAATTGCTTGAGCAAACATCCGACTGGCCCTTCGAGTGGTTTGAAGTCGTGGTGTCGAACCAGGTGCTGGAGCACGTCAGCGATCACGACCACTTTTTCGCCAATCACTTTCGGGTACTCAAGCCCGGCGGCTTTGGATTGCATGTGTTTCCCGCTCGCGAGGTCCTGTTCGAGTTTCATCTGAACCTGCCGCTGGCACACCGGATTGCCAACAAGGTCTGGCTGGAGCGCTATGTTCGCTGGGCGGGGCACCTTCGACTGGGCAAGGCCCATAAAGGGCCGGGCTCACTGCAGGACGAAAGCCGCAATCTCACCTACTACCTCAACACCCTAACAAACTACAAGACCACCGCCGAGCTGGCGGCATTGGCGAGGCGCCATGGTCTCCAGCCTAGCTATGCGCTGACACCCGCCTTCTACGCCGAGCGGATGAAAATAAACTGGAAGCCGCGCATCGGCGGCGCCTGGCCCTGGAAGTACATAGCCAACGTTACCTTGGTCCTCACCAAGCCATCGACATGA